A genome region from Perca fluviatilis chromosome 20, GENO_Pfluv_1.0, whole genome shotgun sequence includes the following:
- the LOC120549144 gene encoding sushi domain-containing protein 4-like isoform X1: MCNGMIESISKAFWANISATNRSFLLLLVLTAVSTVQGSGCVRPYMVQNSWVNLTETNRGSFPVGTVLQYSCDPGYLPDGPSILTCTTLGLWTSEPPRCIRSGACLPLSKPENGGYTCHPSPCRMFSHGTVIEFFCDEGFVLSGDYNYLTCQDGQWDGPMQISCVSQGCIRPSTVQHSSTNLTDTNRSLFPVGTRLHYSCDPGYLPAGPSSLTCTPLGLWSSEPPRCIRSDGCIRPSTVQHGSTNLTETNRSSFPVGTVLEYSCDPGYLPDGPSILTCSALGHWSSEPPRCIRSDVCQPPFQPENGGFTCHPAPCQRLSHGTVIEYFCDEGYVLKGDYKYLTCQYGEWDSLMKLSCLMEQDRNPTLPLGMPALSIVASTASSVALILLLVVLFVLLQPKLKSLHRRDLGVSGQPVSIMVEGVQVTLPSYEEAVNASGASALSSESRVQIVLSEGQHATAPEAGPSRPSSLKQQQSEMAVVHPVPPSSSSPSPSPSSSTWALEHAGAAAPSSSQRRPSAGSDQHSLSLDSEMDYSDDMPLLKEA, encoded by the exons ATGTGCAATGGAATGATAGAGTCAATATCAAAAGCCTTTTGGGCCAACATCTCAGCCACTAATAGGTCCTTCTTGTTGCTGCTGGTTTTGACTGCAGTGTCCACTGTGCAAGGGTCAG GATGTGTGAGGCCATATATGGTCCAGAACAGCTGGGTAAACCTTACAGAAACCAACAGGGGCTCGTTCCCTGTGGGCACAGTTCTGCAGTACAGCTGTGACCCGGGTTACCTGCCAGACGGACCCAGCATCCTCACTTGTACCACACTGGGACTCTGGACCTCTGAACCTCCTCGTTGTATACGCAGTGGTG CATGTCTACCCCTCTCCAAACCCGAAAATGGGGGCTACACCTGCCACCCGTCTCCCTGCCGAATGTTTTCCCATGGCACTGTGATTGAGTTCTTCTGTGATGAGGGCTTCGTTCTCAGTGGAGACTACAACTACCTGACCTGTCAGGATGGACAGTGGGACGGACCGATGCAGATCAGTTGTGTGAGCCAAG GTTGTATAAGACCTTCTACAGTGCAGCATAGCTCAACTAATCTGACAGACACCAATAGGAGCTTGTTCCCTGTGGGCACACGCCTGCACTACAGCTGTGACCCGGGTTACCTGCCAGCCGGACCCAGCAGCCTCACCTGCACCCCACTGGGACTCTGGTCCTCGGAACCTCCTCGCTGTATACGCAGTGACG GTTGTATAAGACCCTCTACGGTGCAGCATGGCTCAACTAATCTGACAGAAACCAACAGGAGCTCTTTCCCTGTGGGcacagtactggagtacagCTGTGACCCGGGTTACCTGCCCGACGGACCCAGCATCCTCACCTGCTCTGCACTGGGACACTGGTCCTCTGAACCTCCTCGCTGTATACGCAGTGACG TATGCCAGCCTCCATTTCAGCCAGAAAACGGGGGCTTTACCTGCCACCCCGCGCCATGCCAAAGACTTTCTCATGGCACTGTGATCGAATATTTCTGTGATGAAGGCTATGTTCTGAAGGGAGACTATAAATACCTTACTTGTCAGTATGGAGAGTGGGACAGCCTAATGAAGCTCAGCTGCCTCATGGAGCaag ACCGCAATCCAACTTTACCATTGGGGATGCCCGCCTTGTCCATAGTGGCATCCACAGCCAGCTCAGTGGCCCTAATCCTGCTCCTAGTGGTGCTGTTTGTACTTCTGCAGCCAAAACTTAAGTCCCTCCATCG ACGTGATCTGGGTGTGTCCGGCCAGCCCGTGTCAATCATGGTGGAAGGAGTCCAGGTGACTCTGCCCTCATATGAGGAGGCTGTGAATGCTAGTGGAGCCTCCGCTCTCAGCTCTGAGTCTCGAGTCCAGATAGTGCTGTCTGAGGGTCAGCATGCCACAGCGCCAGAGGCTGGCCCCTCTAGGCCTTCTTCCCTAAAACAGCAGCAGTCCGAGATGGCTGTGGTCCACCCTGTGCCGCCGTCCTCATCCTCCCCGTCGCCCTCGCCCTCATCCTCTACCTGGGCTCTGGAGCATGCAGGTGCTGCGGCTCCGTCATCCTCACAAAGAAGGCCGTCTGCAGGCAGCGACCAGCACAGCCTGTCTCTGGACTCTGAGATGGACTACTCTGATG ATATGCCATTGCTGAAGGAGGCCTGA
- the LOC120549144 gene encoding sushi domain-containing protein 6-like isoform X2 → MCNGMIESISKAFWANISATNRSFLLLLVLTAVSTVQGSGCVRPYMVQNSWVNLTETNRGSFPVGTVLQYSCDPGYLPDGPSILTCTTLGLWTSEPPRCIRSGACLPLSKPENGGYTCHPSPCRMFSHGTVIEFFCDEGFVLSGDYNYLTCQDGQWDGPMQISCVSQGCIRPSTVQHSSTNLTDTNRSLFPVGTRLHYSCDPGYLPAGPSSLTCTPLGLWSSEPPRCIRSDVCQPPFQPENGGFTCHPAPCQRLSHGTVIEYFCDEGYVLKGDYKYLTCQYGEWDSLMKLSCLMEQDRNPTLPLGMPALSIVASTASSVALILLLVVLFVLLQPKLKSLHRRDLGVSGQPVSIMVEGVQVTLPSYEEAVNASGASALSSESRVQIVLSEGQHATAPEAGPSRPSSLKQQQSEMAVVHPVPPSSSSPSPSPSSSTWALEHAGAAAPSSSQRRPSAGSDQHSLSLDSEMDYSDDMPLLKEA, encoded by the exons ATGTGCAATGGAATGATAGAGTCAATATCAAAAGCCTTTTGGGCCAACATCTCAGCCACTAATAGGTCCTTCTTGTTGCTGCTGGTTTTGACTGCAGTGTCCACTGTGCAAGGGTCAG GATGTGTGAGGCCATATATGGTCCAGAACAGCTGGGTAAACCTTACAGAAACCAACAGGGGCTCGTTCCCTGTGGGCACAGTTCTGCAGTACAGCTGTGACCCGGGTTACCTGCCAGACGGACCCAGCATCCTCACTTGTACCACACTGGGACTCTGGACCTCTGAACCTCCTCGTTGTATACGCAGTGGTG CATGTCTACCCCTCTCCAAACCCGAAAATGGGGGCTACACCTGCCACCCGTCTCCCTGCCGAATGTTTTCCCATGGCACTGTGATTGAGTTCTTCTGTGATGAGGGCTTCGTTCTCAGTGGAGACTACAACTACCTGACCTGTCAGGATGGACAGTGGGACGGACCGATGCAGATCAGTTGTGTGAGCCAAG GTTGTATAAGACCTTCTACAGTGCAGCATAGCTCAACTAATCTGACAGACACCAATAGGAGCTTGTTCCCTGTGGGCACACGCCTGCACTACAGCTGTGACCCGGGTTACCTGCCAGCCGGACCCAGCAGCCTCACCTGCACCCCACTGGGACTCTGGTCCTCGGAACCTCCTCGCTGTATACGCAGTGACG TATGCCAGCCTCCATTTCAGCCAGAAAACGGGGGCTTTACCTGCCACCCCGCGCCATGCCAAAGACTTTCTCATGGCACTGTGATCGAATATTTCTGTGATGAAGGCTATGTTCTGAAGGGAGACTATAAATACCTTACTTGTCAGTATGGAGAGTGGGACAGCCTAATGAAGCTCAGCTGCCTCATGGAGCaag ACCGCAATCCAACTTTACCATTGGGGATGCCCGCCTTGTCCATAGTGGCATCCACAGCCAGCTCAGTGGCCCTAATCCTGCTCCTAGTGGTGCTGTTTGTACTTCTGCAGCCAAAACTTAAGTCCCTCCATCG ACGTGATCTGGGTGTGTCCGGCCAGCCCGTGTCAATCATGGTGGAAGGAGTCCAGGTGACTCTGCCCTCATATGAGGAGGCTGTGAATGCTAGTGGAGCCTCCGCTCTCAGCTCTGAGTCTCGAGTCCAGATAGTGCTGTCTGAGGGTCAGCATGCCACAGCGCCAGAGGCTGGCCCCTCTAGGCCTTCTTCCCTAAAACAGCAGCAGTCCGAGATGGCTGTGGTCCACCCTGTGCCGCCGTCCTCATCCTCCCCGTCGCCCTCGCCCTCATCCTCTACCTGGGCTCTGGAGCATGCAGGTGCTGCGGCTCCGTCATCCTCACAAAGAAGGCCGTCTGCAGGCAGCGACCAGCACAGCCTGTCTCTGGACTCTGAGATGGACTACTCTGATG ATATGCCATTGCTGAAGGAGGCCTGA